Part of the Scomber japonicus isolate fScoJap1 chromosome 6, fScoJap1.pri, whole genome shotgun sequence genome, ATACATTCATATTAGTCAGACTTCCCCTTAATTCCTGCACTTATAATTACAACCAGCggctttgtcattttaaaataaaataaaaacagataagcTCTGTTCATTATCTTAGCTTATAGATTGATCAGCTTTAGCCTGATCAATTTACTGAATATGTGTGCCACGTGACTATTTTGAAGAATTTGACATTTAactcaaaataacaaataatataaaataatttctttaaaaaaaaagtgatttacaAATGATTGACGTTCTGTTTgattgtaaataaatgtatgctATCTGTTGGACATTCatcatttgaatgtgtttaaaatacttgtttttttgGCTGTCATTCTGTCTTTTTACTGTTGTGTGCTTGTTTCCTGTCCTGGAGAACAAAGAAATTACAATTTCAGTTGGTGACTTCCTTTCTTGTGTTTTACTTCTCAGGCTGCTGAAGGGAACTTGGTCATCAGCTCTTCCACTGACTACACACTCACTGTGTGGAAAGATCTGGAGCACAAGCCTCTTCGCCAGTACAGGTCTCAGTCCGATCCCATCCATGCCTTTGATCTTTATGGTTCAGAGATTGTAAGCGGAACAGTGGCTAACAAGATCGGGGTGTACTCGATGGCAGATATCTCCCTGAGCCCTGTTAGCAGCACAAAGCTGAGCTCAGAAAACTTCAGGGGAACTCTGACCAGCCTGGCAATCCTGCCCACCAAGAGGCTTCTGCTGCTCGGCTCTGAGAACGGTGCCATCCGGTTATTAGCTTAAATCAGTGGTTCCCAGCTACACTTTAACACTGTTAATACTGACCTTGAAAGTGTCTTATTCATGAAGACACCAGCTCTCCTGTGATGGTCAGTTATACTCATAGGGCAGGCTGTCTGTCCCTCTAAATTGCTTTTTGAATGAGGCAGCACAAGTACAAGCATTGTATACGCTTTATGTCTACTGACTCTTGCTACTCTGGCTGTTAGCACTGACCGAATTTGATGGACAGGACAAGTGTGCCACTTTTGACATTCATCATGTACAGTAAATcctgtgattttttaaaagcatttttgcctatagatgtatagatagtaTAATTCTTATCTTGACAAGGTCATTTATTCTTTTGACTAGGTCAGTTCTGTTCAAAAGAATTAATCAGAAGACATGCTCAGGAAGGTGGAACCAAACACGGTTCTTATGTAGTGTTTACACTTTCCAAATAGATGCATACCAACACCAAAAATACATTGACCTCACCTTTCATGTCCCTTGACGTTAGAATACATGCGTATCCAATGCACTGATTAAACTATGCAGTATTTGTAGATCAAATCATTTGTTTGTGTTAGCATTACTCCGCGTTTCATAAGAGTTGTTTCACAATAGATTGTTTATACATCctgaaaaataaaagtacacTGTTTTGTCAACAGTCTTGGTGCATCTTCTCAGAGTGGAGACACTTCAATTGACGTTGCATACAAAAGTAAATTACTGATGCACAGCCTTTATTCTCCTGCACAACAATAGCCGGAATTGTAACATTTAGATTCTCACACAGATTTTAAAGACTGAATGTTTTTATCCACTAATAAATTACTTGAAGTTTCTTTGGAGGTTTCTAAACCGTGTTTAGAAGATCTTGCTTTAGAAGTCAGAACCTGTAGCAGCATTTTACTGGGGCTGGGAGTGAGACTAAGCAGATGCCACTTTAACTGGATTTGCTAGTTGGTAGACTTACTACTTTCTAATTTCTAACTACAAAAGCTAACATATAACAGTCAATGCCAAGATAAGCAGTtttatatttgaacatttatatGGAATGGCATATGAATATGTTGAGAAAATACCAAcaaaatgtatacaacaataaaaaagtgtCCTATTGTGAGATACAAATGCTTAAAGAGTACAGAGATTTGTATTCCTCAGACCCAGCCCAGTTATCATGAAAACGTTCAACAATCAAAGCTCTGACCTTTGTGTGATtttatcactgtcatgttgtaAAACACAGTTTGCCTACTTTTCTAATTATTTGCCCTAAGATCAAAATGCTCTGACAAGTGTACTACacttttttgatattttgtgtTAGTTATAAAGAGTAAAAGCTCAATAATCATGAAATGACCAACTTTGTTTCAAAATTTGTAGTCGCACATTGGTAATTGGTTACAACTGATCCCATATGTCTTTAAAGATTTGAAGAAAAGTCCATGAAAATGCTTATTTATTAATTGGATTAATAAAAATTGCTTCCATGTTCTTTGTGTGTTCTGGTTGTAATACGTGATTCACCTGGATTCATCATCTGGACTCCCAGCCTTGCCTTCTGGTCTGAGTCACTACAGCTCATGTTGGACAAAGTCCCCTCTTGTGTTTGCAGACGAGTTTGTCAGCTGCTGTCATGTGATCCAGAAGATATCATTTTTGCCTCGAGGTGAAATGTGACCAAACCAGTTgaatagtttatttttctttatttctttcattcCAAGTAAATATTGGTCACAAATTATAACTACAACTTCTAGACTGAAAGACCATGTGTTGTGTTAATGTGGTGTGTATTTAAAAGCCTGGGGTTTCTGGGAAATGTTTTCTGGTCCCTCCATCAAGTGCATTAACTAGTATTGGCAATTATTTGTTTACCCAGACTTGGATTGACCACACTTTTGAAATTAAGCTGTCATGTTTCCTGTCGAAGGAGTTTAGTTGTGTCATGATATTTTTACCTGCCCACTGACATGCAAAATAGCTAAGCCCGTTAGGCTTCAATATTTAACCCCAGATGAGCTTCAGTAGCCACATTTACAAACAAATAGTGGCTTAAATGAGGCCCCAATCAATGTAAGTTGATCTTTAACTGTTTGCTGAGCAAATGCCAATCTTTTACTCGGAGGAATTCTGCCATCCACAGTCACTTAGTCGCTCCTTTTTTGGACaagacagcagttttttttctattttaaatttAAGGTAAGATCAAATATTTTGATGAAACCTATTGGGAAACTATTGTatatttgactcatttgaatACTTATTGGGATATGGTAGATATTACTCAGTAATTCAGAGATTTTTCGTCTTTGTGCCAGGTCTGTGATAGAGGCTGTAACACAGTTCATACTTTTGacataaaactatttatttgtgTCATCTTGTTTTACATTTGGAAATGTATGCAGATTTTAATACAGAACATTTGTAGACACCACAATGCACTGATACTCAAAAAAAACTCACTGCTACATCTAAATGGTTTTGAGTCCCACTGAGCACATAGCCTGaaacaatgttttattgagCAATAAATCTGGAATATTAGGATGTGCTTCGAGACATCCTGAAAGCAGACACTTGCACTGCAGTTTCTGTGTGGAAATTTAGGAGCACAGTCTACAACGTCTTTCATGGGTCTCCTATGTTTTAGGCATATTTCCAGATGATCTGGGCTCCCTTATAAGAGTGTGTGACTAAGTAAAGTGTTTGATACCTGCAAACAATACAGCAAAGATACTATAAACAAAGGTGAGAATGTTATGTTTAATGATTTTTATACAAGCTTATAACTACAACAGGAGGGGAAAAatgtgatattgatatattgcacGATATACTGAATGGgtctgaagaagaaaatgtatatttattgtttcaTAAAAGTGAATGGGCCAAACATTTTATTCTGGGAacataatttctttcttttacagcTACTTCGTAAGGACATGGACCTTAGTCTGACACTCCTGGTCATCTGTCTCTGCAGCCAAGGAGTGACTGTAAGCCATTGATATTGCTTTTAAATCACTATTAGAATCATGCTAGATAATTACAAATGTGTAATTGTAAATAGTAAAGATTATATAATAGTACATATTGTTTTAATATCTTATATTGTCTTTGTGCTTAACAGAATGCTGAGGTGGCAGAAGATGAGTCAATCCCATTGGTGCCCCTTATTCCTTTGATGCCCAGCCACCCCATAAATGTAAGGTgccaaaataaatagttttataaataaaagctttttgtttttgtccattGTGCTTTGTATGTCAAAGCTGTGTTATGGACATCTAGATTCACAGCAAGTAAAATGAGGAAAACTCTCATTGGGCTTAAAATTTATCCATTTTTCTCCACCTTTAGAGAGTAGAAAATGAAAGTACATCACAACCAGACGCTGCAAATACCACAGACGCACCTGAATTCACAACAAACATAACTAGGCCCAATGGGGGGTCATCAGAGGAAGAGCAAGATCAGGGCTGTCTTTCTGGTGGCCGAAGCCCACAGTCCATAGAAGCTATTGCTGCTTCCATACAGAAACTGGGCATACAGCTGCTGCAGAACCTGGAGACAACGCCAGAGCAACCAAATGTCATCATATCTCCTTTCAGCATATCATTAGCGCTTTCCCAACTTGCTCTAGGTAAGCATGTTGTGTTGTACCTTTTACATGTTGACACAATGCACCTAAGAAGCTTGCTTTCCATGCATGTTTCATTACCACATTTGATTAATTTGTGTCAGCAACTTGTCCTATTTTATAGTTGTCTGGAGACCTGGAGACTGTCACTGCTTTCATCCTGTTATTGCACTTCTCTTCTTTACAGGGGCAGTTAATGAGACGGAGGAGCTGCTGATGCATCATCTTCACGAAAACACTCTCGCCTGCTACCACGAGTCTCTGCATAATGTCTTAGAGAAGCTCAGAAACAATGACCTGCAAATTGCTACACGCATCTTCCTGAACCAAGGTTACTGCCTTGCAGAATAAGgctttaaagtgtattttttaaactatgCTAAAAGCTGACACTACACAGGTCCTGATAACAGTGACATTCGTTTTCTTGTTTCCTGCAAATTATAAAAGATGACCTTAACGTCAGGTTTAAGAAAAATAGAGTCTGAGAGATTGTGCTTATTATGCGTTGTAGGGTTTCAGCCGAAGCAAGACTTCGTCCAGGAATCCCAGCGGTTGTATGAGTCAGAACCAACAGTTCTAGAGAGCCTGCAACAGATAAATGACTGGGTAGAGAAGGCAACAAATGGAAAGATGACTGAATTTCTATCTGCTTTACCACCCAATTTGCTCCTAATGCTCATCAATGCTGTCCATTTCAAAGGTAAATAAAATGTTGTCATATTTATGTTCAGCATCTTTTCAAGCATATCATGTTTACTGAGAAATACTTCCCAAGACTCTAGATGAAATAACTTCTGAGGTGGTATAAAAGCTGACTGACCCTTGATAAAATTAAGACTACATTTCAATGTTTACCACAGGAGAATGGAAAGCTCGATTTGACCCACGCTTCACCTCCAGAGGTGTGTTCTACCTTGATGAAAAACACATGGTTGATGTTGAGGTGATGGAAGATGCTAAACATCCCttgagtttatttattgataatgAACTGGAGGCTCAGGTAAGTTATCTTAAATCATGCAGTCTTCACTGTGCTCTATATACAATACATGTACCTCTTATCAAACACACAGTTTGGAATTAAAATCTATAATGCTCCTGAGTTAAACATAGTTACATCTTTATCCCAATACCATTTCTTCCTGTGCAGGTAGCAAGCTTCCCATTCCAAAATTCCATGAGCTTGTTAGTGGTCATGCCTTTGTCCGGCCAGGTCAACGTGTCTTCACTTGCTGCAAAGCTGAATATCTCCGACCTTTATAATCGCCTGCCCAAGGAAAGGGCTGTTCAAGTTAGAGTCCCCAA contains:
- the serpinf2b gene encoding serpin peptidase inhibitor, clade F (alpha-2 antiplasmin, pigment epithelium derived factor), member 2b, producing the protein MDLSLTLLVICLCSQGVTNAEVAEDESIPLVPLIPLMPSHPINRVENESTSQPDAANTTDAPEFTTNITRPNGGSSEEEQDQGCLSGGRSPQSIEAIAASIQKLGIQLLQNLETTPEQPNVIISPFSISLALSQLALGAVNETEELLMHHLHENTLACYHESLHNVLEKLRNNDLQIATRIFLNQGFQPKQDFVQESQRLYESEPTVLESLQQINDWVEKATNGKMTEFLSALPPNLLLMLINAVHFKGEWKARFDPRFTSRGVFYLDEKHMVDVEVMEDAKHPLSLFIDNELEAQVASFPFQNSMSLLVVMPLSGQVNVSSLAAKLNISDLYNRLPKERAVQVRVPKFKLEYAQELQDVFTKLGLGDMFSSPNLANMADGHLLVSSVLHKSCMELNEDGAEAAAATTVVISRASNPIFHLSQPFLFALLDDKTQVPIFMGVINNPNPGAPVLQRGEFGSMDKVGYPFDKHYMGSFGPPPK